The Branchiostoma lanceolatum isolate klBraLanc5 chromosome 12, klBraLanc5.hap2, whole genome shotgun sequence DNA segment CTTGAGGTCCTCTTGTAGCTTTACTGGGTCTGCAGGGCAGGCGATCAACCGGTACACAGCAGCGTCATCGGCAAATAGTCGGGATGGGGAGGAGATCCGCTTCGGGAGATCGtttatgtaagtgaggaagaggcTCGGTCCCGTGCCCTGTGGGACGCCCGACCTCACGCTCACATAGCTTGACTGGGCACCGTTGACCACCACGGCCTGCTTGCGGTCACTGAGGAAGTTCGCAATCCAGCTGTTGGTGCGTCCTCGGATCCCGTAGTGGTCTAACTTGTGCACGAGGAGGCTGTGGTTCACTCGATCGAATGCTTTCTCGAAGTCCACGATGATTACGTCAGTCGCAATACCATTCTTCGTGGCTGAAGAGGTTTCTTCTACGAATTTGAGAAGCTGAGTCTCACAGGAGTGGTGCTTGCGGAAGCCGTGTTGTTGTGCAGGCAGAATGTTGTTCGATTCGAGGTGTTGCATGATGGCACTGACAAGGACATGTTCGAGGATTTTGGCGGGAACACTGGTGAGGGAGGTGGGGCGGTAATTTGACGCCTTGTAGTGCTCTCCCTTTTTGAAAACTGGGGTCACCAGCTGTCAATAGTGCCCCCAAAATTCttgttgacaggaacatcctaaTAGTACAAAATATTGACAGGGGCAACCTTAACTTTAAGGGCAACCTCAActttactcagttaactgaagggactacccttacgatttataaatgaaaaataaaaacaaggaaCATAACATTagcaaaaaagtattaaaaggAACACCCAAATAGCACAAAAAAGCAGgataggaaaaaaatgtcatattaACAGTGACAGCAACATTGTTATTGAAAGGATAGTCCTGTTAGTAGCCTCGACCTTTCACATAAATCTTATGGAGTAATGGGTCGAACAAATTGGTTAACATGGTATGTCCAGGTGAAGGCCTACCCTGAACCCCCTCCGGCATTGCCGCCATGATGATGGGGTTGGGTAGGTCTGCCAAGTAATCAGGGTGTCATGTATGTTGAGAGACCGGTTCATCAACCAGGGAATGACGTCAAGCCACGTGACCATCACTACACACCAAATCCAGGGGGGTAAATGAGACTTTCTCAGCAATCATTGCATCACACATTCCTCGATACATATTCCAAATGGCTGACTGTGACCCGCaaacatgtacacgtacacTTGTTGCCTTTGATAATGCAGCAACTGGTACAATTCATCAGTATATTTTCTTTCACATCCTCTGTTGCGGGTTTTTATGAAATAGGAGAAGGAAGAGTGATAGCGAGTAAGTAGAAGCACTAACTTTCTACTCTTCAAACAGATGATTCGTTCAGGCTTGTCCTATGGGTCTTTTGTTGCATTTTACTAgctgcgtttttttttcaaaactactTTGAAATCATGTAAGTCTATTCGCGTCCTTGATTCTAAAGATATGACTACACTATTTTAGCCTGTCTTTATTCAAATTAAGGATATATCTCTATAAAGTCCATGTTCAAGTACAAAGTCGTTTAAGAAGTGAAGTCCAAACAACAAGGAAACGTATAAAACAATGTGCGTTATCAATTAATTGATTTATTATAATGACACCACATACAAATAACGCGCTGTGCGTTTTAAAAATGTATCCCCCTTTTGTCAATTGAACTTACAACCAACATAAACTTGTAGGTGGAAGGCTACAACGTTTACGTTCGTCGTTTACAATCTGACGTTTACTGAGAGTTTAGCATTTGGATGTCAGAGCCTTCCAGAACTTCATCATTTTCTCCGGGTTGCCAACTCCGCGTGAAACGATCAACCACTCAAACTTGCAAGAGTTGATCTCAACAAACCAAGGATAGAACCCACCGTGATGTCGGGGAGCAATGCTTAGTTTTTCCAGGCAGATACCCAAGTAAACGTCCTCCATGAATAAGTACTTTGTGGTCAGAGATGTCTCGTACAAAAGCCGCGGCATGTCATTTGACATTACGTAGGCGAACCCCCATGTATAAGGTGGATACGTGTCGCTTGGAAACTCGTCTTTTGCTACGTGCCATTGCTTCCATGCACTGTTTGGGTCGCGAACAGGCCTTTTGTCGGTGTTAACCCAACCAAACAGTAATTTGGTCGCTCTAGATGCAGGTAACCCTTTCAAGTAGTTAACCAAGCTGAAGATGTTCACAAAGACGTCTGGTGATGTTTTCATAACGTATTTGGCATCGGGACAAAACATCAAGGCCCATTTTAAATACATGATTGTTTTAAGGGTAGCATTGCGATGTGTGTCTGCAAAGTTTTCCTGAATGATGTCCCCAAAGTTCTCATTTTCGTCTTCCAAGGCTTGTTGTGTCCCTGCATTATCACTCACGCCGACTGGAAAGATGGTTCTGATGACGACCCCTGGTATGTTGGACTCGTCCCCCCAGGTTTCCCGGATGACCTGCCTTTGTGACTGACTGTCGGGCGGCGTGGTCAcgatgatgagaaggaaaacATCTTCGCCCTTACATTTATCAGGATTATTTAAGGTAAACGTGAACGGATGCGGGTTCAGGACGTTTCTGAGGAAGTCTGGTCGATCTTGGGAAGAGCCTCTCTCCTGTAGCGGCCATCTGACAGATGTCACATATTGGTGCAGTGGGGACAACACATATGCATAGAGTAGAACGACAACACAGACGACAAGCACAGCCTGTGGAGCCTTGCTGGTACAAAGTTTCCCCATTTTTTATATCTTGTCTTCTGCTGTATGAATCTGGAAATACATAAAATGCATATATGAATAAAGGCTTTGTACGAAATGTTTGTTCTTAGTCTGATGAGTGGCGTGTGCGCAAATTTGCCTGC contains these protein-coding regions:
- the LOC136445542 gene encoding beta-1,3-galactosyltransferase 1-like, which encodes MGKLCTSKAPQAVLVVCVVVLLYAYVLSPLHQYVTSVRWPLQERGSSQDRPDFLRNVLNPHPFTFTLNNPDKCKGEDVFLLIIVTTPPDSQSQRQVIRETWGDESNIPGVVIRTIFPVGVSDNAGTQQALEDENENFGDIIQENFADTHRNATLKTIMYLKWALMFCPDAKYVMKTSPDVFVNIFSLVNYLKGLPASRATKLLFGWVNTDKRPVRDPNSAWKQWHVAKDEFPSDTYPPYTWGFAYVMSNDMPRLLYETSLTTKYLFMEDVYLGICLEKLSIAPRHHGGFYPWFVEINSCKFEWLIVSRGVGNPEKMMKFWKALTSKC